From Nicotiana tabacum cultivar K326 chromosome 20, ASM71507v2, whole genome shotgun sequence, one genomic window encodes:
- the LOC107788052 gene encoding uncharacterized protein LOC107788052 — MFPKSNINDPFSYSSQELLKHSYTHDAYHQNPSSTSIIVEDHPFFLNNFPSPFLDEHESPLSQIFSHQQQQQQQELEASDHYHDTEGDPNTSRFGRANVKIIEDQSSNPSAEHVSPSSKKRKLSAKPRRRTGKKDRHSKICTAQGVRDRRMRLSLQIARKFFDLQDMLGFDKASKTIEWLFSKSKNAIKELSRNIPQEINNSIGDQNNIMSESHILECEDHRKLRKMELKEKPRAKARENTKGKMMIKGHKKGKEMYEANPKNVNKLGSNSQSLENKFANVGIMESYLGGTSSSISSIFDYQNSGVRGGNIDYFDNCYMGFLENWDNKNSNISCSTTTTNEVQIPFAGNNNTSSIYLDNSRYQFQFLDQENHFSCRH; from the coding sequence ATGTTTCCCAAAAGCAACATCAATGACCCTTTTTCCTACTCCTCACAAGAATTGCTTAAACATTCTTATACACATGATGCTTATCATCAAAACCCTAGTTCAACTTCAATAATAGTAGAAGATCATCCATTTTTCTTGAATAACTTTCCTTCTCCATTTCTTGATGAACATGAATCCCCATTAAGCCAAATCTTTTcccatcaacaacaacaacaacaacaagagcTAGAGGCTAGTGATCACTATCATGACACTGAAGGTGATCCTAACACTTCAAGATTTGGACGTGCTAACGTGAAAATCATAGAAGACCAGAGTTCAAATCCCAGTGCTGAGCATGTATCGCCATCATCAAAGAAGAGAAAACTAAGTGCAAAGCCTCGAAGGAGAACAGGAAAAAAGGATAGGCATAGCAAGATTTGCACAGCTCAAGGTGTGAGAGATCGAAGAATGAGATTATCACTTCAAATAGCGCGTAAATTCTTCGATCTACAAGACATGTTAGGGTTTGATAAGGCAAGTAAAACTATAGAATGGTTATTTTCCAAGTCCAAGAATGCCATCAAAGAGCTCTCAAGAAACATACCACAAGAGATCAATAATAGTATAGGTGATCAAAACAACATAATGAGTGAGTCCCATATATTGGAATGTGAAGATCAtcgaaaattgagaaaaatggaGTTAAAGGAGAAGCCTAGAGCAAAGGCAAGGGAGAACACCAAAGGAAAAATGATGATCAAAGGCCACAAAAAGGGCAAAGAAATGTATGAGGCAAACCCTAAAAATGTCAATAAATTAGGGTCAAACTCTCAATCTCTTGAAAATAAATTTGCTAATGTTGGGATCATGGAAAGTTATTTAGGGGGTACAAGTTCTTCAATTAGTTCTATATTTGATTATCAGAATAGTGGAGTCAGAGGAGGCAATATAGATTATTTTGACAATTGTTACATGGGATTTCTTGAAAATTGGGACAACAAAAATTCCAACATCAGCTGCAGTACTACAACAACAAACGAGGTACAAATCCCATTTGCAGGTAATAACAACACTAGCTCAATTTATTTGGACAATTCCAGGTATCAATTTCAGTTTCTGGACCAAGAAAATCATTTCTCCTGCAGACATTAG